A single region of the Salvia miltiorrhiza cultivar Shanhuang (shh) chromosome 8, IMPLAD_Smil_shh, whole genome shotgun sequence genome encodes:
- the LOC130998067 gene encoding secreted RxLR effector protein 161-like codes for MGHGIILSKKGCPSSDQEIEYMKMIPYASAIGSIMYAMTSTRPDVAYALSMTGRFQQNPGEVHWRTVKTILKYLRRTKEYFLVYGGQPELSVTGYTDASFQTDHDDYKSQSGYVFILNGGAVSWNSSKQSTTADSTTEAEYIAASEAAKEAVALLEFVKELGVIPSTNCAIPLYCDNTGAVAQAKEPRPTNRNKHIPRRYHLIREIIERDDVKLERIPTNDNLADPFTKPLCIAKHNKHFESLGVRHVGSWL; via the coding sequence ATGGGACATGGTATAATCTTGTCTAAGAAGGGTTGCCCTTCTAGTGACCAAGAGATTGAATACATGAAAATGATCCCATATGCTTCTGCTATAGGATCGATAATGTATGCCATGACATCTACTAGGCCAGATGTGGCATATGCGCTTAGCATGACAGGCAGATTTCAGCAAAATCCCGGTGAGGTACATTGGAGAACTGTCAAGACTATTCTAAAGTACCTTAGAAGGACTAAAGAATACTTCTTAGTCTATGGTGGACAGCCAGAGTTATCAGTTACTGGGTATACTGATGCTAGCTTCCAAACAGACCATGATGACTATAAGTCACAGTCTGGCTATGTCTTCATCCTCAATGGTGGAGCAGTTAGTTGGAATAGTTCCAAACAAAGCACTACTGCCGACTCCACCACCGAAGCCGAGTATATTGCTGCATCTGAAGCTGCCAAGGAGGCTGTGGCTCTGTTAGAATTCGTGAAAGAACTGGGTGTCATTCCAAGTACCAATTGTGCAATACCGTTGTATTGTGACAATACTGGTGCAGTTGCGCAAGCAAAGGAACCAAGACCCACGAATAGAAACAAGCACATTCCCCGAAGATATCATCTGATCAGAGAAATAATTGAAAGAGACGATGTGAAATTAGAAAGAATACCCACTAATGATAACTTAGCCGATCCTTTCACCAAGCCGTTGTGTATAGCAAAACACAACAAACATTTTGAGAGCTTGGGTGTTAGACATGTTGGAAGTTGGCTTTAA
- the LOC131000907 gene encoding uncharacterized protein LOC131000907, with product MSNLSLKCLMETNKLTGSNFTDWLRCLRLVLRLEKIEYVLDNPITVIPDKKSAEYASFDEAAHKKHVEDATSAQCVMLSSMTTELQRQHEHMFPYDMLKHLKSLYASEAQTMEYEILRDLFKCKLHDGGQVSDHVLKMIGLIERLASIGTMLPATVSVNLILQSLPASFENFIVNFNMNGTKASLPELHNMLKTYESSTSKANLCSW from the coding sequence atgTCGAATTTGTCATTGAAATGTTTGATGGAAACAAATAAGTTGACTGGGTCAAACTTCACGGATTGGCTCCGTTGCTTGCGTCTGGTCTTAAGGCTAGAAAAGATTGAGTATGTCTTGGACAACCCAATCACTGTCATTCCTGACAAGAAGTCTGCTGAGTATGCATCATTTGATGAGGCTGCTCACAAGAAGCATGTCGAGGATGCAACATCGGCACAATGTGTGATGCTGTCCTCTATGACTACGGAGTTACAGAGGCAACACGAACACATGTTCCCTTATGATATGCTGAAACACTTGAAGAGTCTGTATGCTTCAGAAGCTCAGACTATGGAGTATGAGATACTCCGAGATCTTTTCAAGTGTAAGCTTCATGATGGGGGTCaggtttctgatcatgtactgaaGATGATCGGGTTGATTGAGAGGTTGGCATCGATTGGAACGATGCTACCCGCTACTGTCTCTGTCAATCTGATTCTGCAGTCTTTGCCTGCCTCATTTGAAAACTTCATAGTGAACTTCAATATGAACGGCACGAAGGCAAGCCTGCCTGAGCTTCATAACATGTTGAAGACCTATGAGTCTTCCACCTCTAAGGCAAATTTGTGCTCATGGTGA
- the LOC131000875 gene encoding acetylserotonin O-methyltransferase-like — protein sequence MAENMIIADAKLEMWGYALGFTPTALVKCAIDLQIADVLESHGGSMTLADLSAAVNCSPPVLRRIMRYLVHRLFFKQTTTSYSLTPLSRLLIRNDPDSMAALVLLESTPAMLAPWQRLSLRARQAEGSPFEDEHGRDLWDYTNANAAHSKLLDDAMSCVATATAVAIVDQYPEAFEGITSVVDVGGGDGTALRILGKAFPWIHGINFDLQHVVGVAPPCDGVEHVAGNMFEAVPKADAAFLMSVLHDWNDEECIEILRKCKEAIKTKVMIVEAVIREEEESKYSDVRLALDMVMLAHTSGKERSLEEWEFVVKAAGFSSFTVNHMDAIAALIEAYP from the exons ATGGCCGAAAACATGATCATCGCCGACGCCAAACTGGAGATGTGGGGCTACGCCTTGGGCTTCACTCCCACCGCCCTAGTCAAATGCGCCATCGATCTCCAAATCGCCGACGTCCTCGAATCCCACGGCGGATCCATGACGCTTGCCGACCTCTCCGCCGCCGTTAACTGCTCGCCGCCGGTCCTCCGCCGCATCATGCGGTACCTGGTCCACCGGCTTTTCTTCAAGCAGACAACCACCTCCTACTCGCTGACGCCGCTCTCGCGACTGCTGATCAGAAACGACCCCGACAGCATGGCGGCGTTAGTGCTGCTGGAGAGCACGCCGGCGATGCTAGCGCCGTGGCAGCGGCTGAGCTTGCGAGCTCGACAAGCAGAAGGCTCGCCGTTCGAGGACGAGCACGGCCGCGATCTCTGGGATTACACCAACGCGAACGCCGCACACAGCAAGCTGCTCGACGATGCCATGAGCTGCGTTGCGACTGCGACCGCGGTGGCGATCGTCGATCAGTACCCGGAGGCATTCGAGGGGATCACCTCCGTGGTGGATGTCGGAGGCGGCGACGGCACCGCGCTCCGGATTCTGGGGAAGGCTTTTCCTTGGATCCATGGGATAAACTTCGATCTCCAGCATGTGGTTGGCGTTGCGCCGCCTTGCGACGGAGTTGAGCATGTCGCCGGCAACATGTTTGAGGCTGTTCCAAAAGCTGATGCTGCTTTTCTCATG TCGGTACTACACGATTGGAACGACGAAGAATGCATAGAGATATTGAGGAAATGTAAGGAGGCGATTAAGACGAAAGTGATGATCGTGGAGGCGGTGATCCGGGAAGAGGAAGAGAGCAAGTACAGCGACGTCCGGCTAGCGCTGGACATGGTAATGTTGGCCCACACCTCCGGAAAAGAGAGGAGTTTGGAGGAGTGGGAATTTGTAGTCAAAGCTGCTGGTTTTAGTAGCTTCACAGTCAACCATATGGATGCTATTGCAGCGCTTATTGAGGCCTATCCATGA